The Thermotoga sp. SG1 genome includes a window with the following:
- a CDS encoding folylpolyglutamate synthase/dihydrofolate synthase family protein, whose amino-acid sequence MGYLDVLRYLYHKRPMGKIKPGLERISLLLSLLGNPHTKYQVIHVGGTNGKGSVTNMISNVLISQGYRVGSYYSPHLSTFRERIRLNEEFISENDVETIYQQMEPVLKRLDEDEVFSPSFFETVTAMAFLYFAEKNVDVAVVEVGLGGRLDATNVVSPLCSVIVTVDRDHEKVLGNTIEQIAWEKSGIIKNGTPVVTGEEKIEALKVIEEVARKKESKVFAFNRDFTVEVESLKLFENRFNYLGEKVLKDLALTMNGPHQLANAGVALKALEAIDLSVSESAIREGLKKAKNLGRFEVIEKDGKRFVLDGAHNPHAARSLVKSLKLYFKEPLNLIIGVLDDKDRAGILKEFRNVFDRIILTQVPSPRMKDLDGFVAIAKEILGNVEIIEDPLEALKIADEKSVTVVSGSLFLVGYVREYLETGKIGEEWYL is encoded by the coding sequence ATGGGATACCTGGACGTTTTGAGATATCTCTACCACAAGCGCCCCATGGGTAAGATAAAACCGGGTCTTGAGAGGATCTCTCTGCTTCTTTCACTTCTCGGAAATCCCCACACGAAGTACCAGGTCATTCATGTTGGAGGAACAAACGGCAAAGGTTCCGTCACAAACATGATCAGTAACGTTCTCATATCACAGGGATACAGGGTGGGTTCGTATTACTCACCACATCTCAGCACCTTCAGAGAGAGGATCAGGTTGAACGAAGAGTTCATCTCCGAGAATGATGTGGAAACGATCTACCAGCAAATGGAACCCGTTTTGAAACGTCTGGATGAGGACGAAGTGTTTTCTCCCAGTTTTTTCGAGACGGTCACGGCGATGGCCTTTCTCTACTTTGCAGAAAAAAATGTTGATGTGGCCGTTGTGGAGGTGGGGCTTGGAGGACGTCTGGATGCCACAAACGTCGTATCCCCACTCTGCTCGGTCATCGTTACAGTGGATAGAGATCACGAGAAGGTGCTGGGAAACACCATCGAACAGATCGCCTGGGAAAAATCCGGGATAATAAAAAACGGAACCCCCGTTGTCACCGGAGAAGAGAAGATAGAGGCACTGAAAGTGATAGAAGAGGTGGCAAGAAAGAAGGAATCAAAAGTATTCGCTTTCAACAGAGATTTCACCGTGGAGGTTGAATCGTTGAAACTCTTCGAAAACAGATTCAACTACTTGGGAGAAAAAGTGTTAAAAGATCTTGCTTTGACGATGAACGGACCTCATCAACTGGCGAACGCAGGAGTTGCTTTGAAGGCGCTGGAGGCGATCGATCTTTCGGTGAGCGAGTCGGCAATCCGGGAAGGTTTGAAGAAGGCAAAAAACCTTGGAAGATTCGAAGTGATTGAAAAAGACGGAAAAAGATTCGTTCTGGATGGAGCGCACAATCCCCACGCTGCGAGGTCTCTTGTGAAATCGCTGAAACTGTATTTCAAAGAGCCCCTGAATCTGATAATCGGAGTGCTGGACGACAAAGATCGAGCCGGCATCTTGAAAGAATTCAGGAACGTTTTCGACAGAATCATCCTCACACAGGTTCCTTCACCCAGAATGAAGGATCTCGATGGGTTTGTCGCGATTGCAAAGGAAATACTGGGAAACGTCGAAATCATCGAGGATCCCCTCGAAGCGCTGAAGATCGCCGACGAAAAATCAGTAACCGTCGTCAGCGGCTCGCTCTTTCTTGTGGGTTACGTCAGAGAGTACCTCGAGACAGGAAAGATCGGTGAGGAGTGGTACCTGTGA
- the ruvA gene encoding Holliday junction branch migration protein RuvA, which translates to MIAGIYGKVVEKNGNTVFISTNSGIVFEIACDTQTCEELEENRECYLYTFLSVSQDGVALYGFSDKKKKELFLSLMKVSRLGPKTALKILSSEDADTLISMINSQDVEGLSKIPGISRKTAERIVMELKEKFESTVLKDMKTYHESLEALVSLGYPEKQARKAIKEVLKDGMSTSEVIKEALRILSRR; encoded by the coding sequence GTGATAGCCGGGATCTACGGAAAAGTGGTGGAAAAGAACGGAAACACCGTTTTTATTTCAACAAACTCCGGCATAGTTTTCGAAATTGCGTGCGATACACAGACATGTGAGGAACTCGAGGAAAACAGGGAATGTTATCTGTACACGTTCCTGAGCGTCTCTCAGGATGGTGTTGCCCTCTATGGATTTTCGGATAAGAAAAAGAAGGAACTTTTTCTTTCTCTGATGAAAGTCTCAAGGCTTGGCCCGAAGACGGCCCTGAAGATACTTTCGAGTGAAGACGCGGACACCCTGATATCGATGATCAACTCCCAAGATGTTGAGGGGCTTTCAAAGATTCCAGGAATAAGCAGAAAAACCGCCGAGCGAATCGTCATGGAATTGAAGGAAAAATTCGAAAGCACAGTACTAAAAGACATGAAGACCTACCATGAATCCCTGGAGGCCCTGGTTTCCCTTGGCTATCCAGAAAAACAGGCAAGAAAGGCCATAAAGGAAGTGCTCAAGGACGGTATGTCCACGTCTGAAGTTATCAAAGAAGCATTAAGGATTCTGAGCCGCAGATAA
- a CDS encoding DUF368 domain-containing protein, producing MWYFLSGVLMGVANIIPGVSGGTIAVLMGIYDRLIEAINSLFSRDFKSLKILLPAGFGLLVGVFGFARLLEISLIRYPVPTHFFFVGLVIVSFLKAKEFFSLSLKNLIFFILGILCVLLLSFSGGTESEEGLFVLLVAGFVAAAAMVVPGISGSLILLMFGVYDSILSMVSHLLIDKLLVFGSGVVLGIFVSIKVMGFLLRRFREETYGVIGGMILASLYRVFPKEIVLEDLFPSILALSASLVLGFLLLKLERKLSAAQNP from the coding sequence GTGTGGTACTTCCTTTCTGGTGTCCTCATGGGAGTAGCGAACATCATACCGGGAGTCAGTGGGGGAACCATTGCGGTTTTGATGGGTATATACGACAGGCTGATAGAGGCGATAAATTCACTGTTTTCAAGAGATTTCAAATCTTTGAAGATTCTCCTTCCCGCTGGATTTGGGCTGCTTGTTGGAGTGTTCGGATTTGCCAGACTCCTTGAGATCTCTCTGATCAGATATCCTGTTCCGACTCACTTCTTCTTCGTTGGTCTTGTGATCGTCAGTTTTTTGAAGGCAAAGGAGTTTTTTTCTCTTTCTTTGAAGAATCTGATTTTTTTCATTCTTGGTATTTTGTGTGTCCTTCTGCTTTCTTTTTCAGGTGGTACTGAGAGCGAAGAAGGACTTTTCGTTCTTCTTGTGGCAGGTTTTGTGGCTGCAGCAGCGATGGTAGTGCCTGGTATCAGTGGTTCTCTGATTCTTCTGATGTTCGGTGTGTACGATTCCATTCTCTCGATGGTTTCCCATCTTCTCATCGATAAATTGCTCGTTTTTGGTTCGGGTGTTGTCCTCGGGATTTTTGTTTCTATAAAGGTCATGGGATTTCTCCTGAGAAGATTCAGAGAAGAGACCTACGGTGTCATAGGGGGGATGATACTGGCGTCTCTCTACCGCGTGTTCCCGAAAGAGATCGTTCTGGAAGACCTTTTTCCGTCCATTCTGGCTCTTTCTGCATCGCTCGTTCTTGGGTTTTTGCTTTTGAAACTGGAAAGAAAATTATCTGCGGCTCAGAATCCTTAA
- a CDS encoding tol-pal system YbgF family protein produces MLLFFLLFSLTIFSNDLYTNALNAYLEGNYRRALGLFEESLQKDPTIEERDPLVKLKMGICAYAIGDYEKARTYLSNFPDNVIAIEILNRLNVPQEEWEKYVRSKAPSGKSETAETSKGFPTWLSIVVSGGTFLVVFFLQRLLIKRITRTPETAKETEETLEESEVIPEEIPALEEKKEADERLDVLEELLGRIQEENIGEESLDVEEALKKAREIYESSEEVPDDLTAEEANLDVEETLKELEAKEEYTEEDTRKLVLALKKKLREE; encoded by the coding sequence ATGCTCCTTTTTTTTCTCCTGTTTTCTTTGACGATTTTCTCGAACGATCTTTACACAAACGCCCTGAACGCCTACCTCGAAGGAAATTACAGAAGGGCGTTGGGGTTGTTCGAAGAATCCCTTCAGAAAGATCCGACGATCGAGGAAAGAGATCCTCTTGTGAAGTTGAAAATGGGAATATGCGCTTACGCGATAGGTGACTACGAGAAGGCAAGGACCTATCTATCGAACTTTCCAGACAACGTGATAGCCATAGAGATATTGAACAGACTCAACGTTCCACAGGAAGAGTGGGAAAAGTACGTTAGGTCGAAAGCACCGTCCGGAAAGTCGGAAACCGCCGAAACATCGAAGGGTTTTCCCACTTGGCTTTCAATAGTTGTTTCAGGTGGAACATTCCTGGTCGTCTTTTTCCTGCAGAGGTTGCTTATCAAGCGCATCACAAGAACACCAGAAACTGCAAAAGAAACAGAGGAGACACTCGAAGAATCTGAAGTCATTCCAGAGGAAATTCCCGCTCTGGAAGAGAAAAAAGAAGCAGATGAGAGGCTCGATGTTCTTGAAGAACTTCTTGGAAGAATTCAGGAGGAAAATATTGGAGAGGAAAGCCTTGATGTGGAAGAGGCTTTGAAAAAAGCAAGAGAAATCTACGAAAGCTCCGAGGAAGTACCTGATGACCTGACAGCTGAAGAAGCAAATCTGGATGTAGAGGAAACTCTCAAAGAACTTGAAGCCAAGGAAGAGTACACCGAAGAAGATACTAGAAAACTCGTTCTGGCCTTGAAAAAGAAACTAAGGGAGGAATAA